One stretch of Novosphingobium pentaromativorans US6-1 DNA includes these proteins:
- a CDS encoding FAD binding domain-containing protein produces MPSPAFHAPDTVEGAVALLSGDPTARPLSGGTDLIVQMRSGRIAPSAVVDLKRIASLSGVRREGDAFVIGAATPCTALKNDADLCAAWPGVVEAANLIGSVQVRNRATMAGNLCNASPAADSVPALVAAGASCVVAGPAGMREVAVQDIPVSPGRTSLASGEFVVEFRLPVRGTRAADAYLRSIPRTEMDIAVVGVGANIELDADGTCTAASIALGAVAPTVVLVEAAGAALVGTRLEDDALASMVEAVTAACAPIDDKRGTVAYRKAMAGVLAKRTVQIAAQRAGAKA; encoded by the coding sequence ATGCCGTCACCAGCCTTTCATGCGCCCGATACCGTCGAGGGCGCTGTTGCACTCCTGTCCGGCGATCCCACCGCGCGGCCGCTCAGCGGCGGAACCGATCTGATCGTGCAGATGCGCTCGGGCCGGATCGCTCCAAGCGCGGTCGTCGACCTCAAGCGGATTGCGAGCCTCTCCGGCGTGCGGCGCGAAGGCGATGCTTTCGTGATCGGCGCGGCAACGCCGTGCACTGCGCTCAAGAATGATGCCGATCTGTGCGCCGCCTGGCCGGGCGTCGTCGAGGCGGCGAACCTGATCGGCTCGGTGCAGGTCCGCAACCGCGCGACCATGGCCGGCAACTTGTGCAATGCATCACCCGCTGCAGACAGCGTCCCGGCTCTCGTCGCAGCCGGAGCTAGCTGCGTGGTCGCCGGGCCTGCGGGCATGCGCGAGGTTGCTGTGCAGGACATTCCCGTCTCTCCGGGCAGGACTTCACTGGCATCCGGCGAGTTCGTCGTCGAGTTCCGCCTCCCGGTTCGCGGTACGCGCGCGGCCGATGCCTACCTGCGCTCCATCCCGCGCACGGAGATGGACATTGCCGTCGTCGGTGTCGGCGCGAACATAGAACTCGATGCCGATGGGACCTGCACGGCGGCCAGCATAGCGCTCGGCGCGGTCGCGCCGACCGTCGTCCTGGTCGAGGCTGCCGGCGCGGCGCTGGTGGGAACCAGGCTCGAAGATGACGCGCTCGCATCCATGGTGGAGGCCGTGACGGCGGCCTGCGCCCCGATCGACGACAAGCGCGGGACCGTGGCCTATCGCAAGGCGATGGCCGGTGTTCTCGCCAAACGCACCGTGCAGATTGCTGCCCAGCGCGCAGGAGCGAAGGCATGA
- a CDS encoding (2Fe-2S)-binding protein: protein MNRIHVNSTVNGDATQFLCDPGASLLDVLRDTLHLTGSKEGCGSGDCGACTVELDGEMVCSCLVLAAEAEGRTVATIEGVAEGSVLHPVQQKFLEHAALQCGFCTPGFIVAAKSLLDRNPNPTETEVRYWLAGNLCRCTGYDKIVRAVMDAAAELRQERTPA, encoded by the coding sequence ATGAACAGAATTCACGTCAATTCCACGGTCAACGGCGATGCCACGCAATTCCTCTGCGATCCCGGCGCTTCGCTGCTCGATGTCCTTCGCGATACGCTCCACCTGACGGGTTCCAAGGAAGGCTGCGGCTCGGGCGACTGCGGGGCCTGCACGGTTGAGCTCGACGGCGAAATGGTCTGCTCCTGCCTTGTCCTCGCAGCCGAGGCGGAAGGACGCACCGTCGCCACGATCGAGGGCGTGGCCGAAGGTTCGGTGCTGCATCCCGTCCAGCAGAAATTCCTCGAGCATGCCGCGCTCCAGTGTGGTTTCTGCACGCCCGGGTTCATCGTTGCCGCCAAGTCGCTGCTCGATCGTAATCCGAATCCGACCGAGACCGAAGTGCGCTACTGGCTTGCGGGCAACCTGTGCCGCTGCACCGGCTACGACAAGATCGTCCGTGCGGTCATGGATGCTGCGGCAGAACTGCGCCAGGAAAGGACGCCTGCATGA
- a CDS encoding xanthine dehydrogenase family protein molybdopterin-binding subunit produces the protein MNAPDKIQTFRHVGTRPVRPDGVDKVTGKALYGTDFKAPGMLWGAILRSPHPHARIVSIDTRAAEKLSGVKAVATGKDLPTLESLVMHVGEGASDIVDISHNCLAFDKVLYEGHAVAAVAAITPEIAREAAALIAVDYEVLPHVLGLDEALADDAPLIREPAEGRSEEKPSNVAMEVTMGKGDVEAALAGAAAVVKGHYTMEPVHQGYIEPHACVASWNADGQAQIWCSSQGHFMIRSLTASVLAMAQSDIRVMPLEIGGGFGGKTTVYLEPVAMILSRKSGRPVRLGMSREDVFRATGPAPGAVIDVRLGAEADGTLVAAEVIFKYHSGAFAANDAGAGVASAVGHYRIANTRLSGIQVLCNRPAAKAYRSPGAPQVNFAVESAIDELAIKLGMDPLELRLRNAARPGDLQTSGLPWGEIGWVQCLEAAKAHPHWSAPLGPNQGRGIAGGYWGNFGGPSTVNLSVAEDGTFTVATGSPDIGGSRASMAIMAAEVLEVPYEQVRCIVADTASIGVSFVTVGSRTTFATGMATVEAARDVKRLMCERAARTWQVADENVEWREGHAVCIAGEKQGEKMSAAQIAGSSLHSGGPIAVTSALSAKGWLPGFGFHICDVEVDPETGHVAVVRYTAVQDVGRAIHADYVEGQIQGGVAQGIGWALNETYIYNKDGKLENPGFLDYRMPVASDMPMIDTVMVEVPNPEHPYGVKGVGEVPIVPPLAAVANAVHAATGKRMRSLPMSPDKVHAALHGDR, from the coding sequence ATGAACGCGCCCGACAAGATCCAGACATTCCGCCATGTCGGCACGCGCCCGGTTCGCCCGGACGGGGTCGACAAGGTTACCGGCAAGGCCCTTTACGGAACAGACTTCAAGGCGCCGGGCATGCTCTGGGGCGCGATCCTGCGCAGCCCGCATCCCCATGCCCGCATCGTGTCGATCGATACGCGCGCCGCCGAGAAGTTGAGCGGCGTCAAGGCCGTGGCAACGGGCAAGGACCTGCCGACGCTGGAATCGCTTGTCATGCACGTGGGCGAGGGTGCGTCCGACATCGTCGATATCTCGCACAACTGCCTCGCCTTCGACAAAGTCCTCTACGAAGGCCATGCGGTCGCGGCGGTGGCGGCGATCACACCGGAAATCGCGCGTGAGGCAGCGGCGCTGATCGCGGTTGACTACGAGGTCCTGCCGCATGTCCTCGGGCTGGATGAAGCGCTGGCCGACGATGCGCCGCTCATCCGGGAACCTGCCGAGGGGCGCTCGGAGGAGAAGCCCTCGAACGTTGCCATGGAGGTGACAATGGGCAAGGGCGACGTGGAGGCCGCGCTTGCCGGTGCTGCGGCCGTCGTCAAGGGGCACTACACAATGGAGCCGGTGCACCAGGGCTATATCGAGCCCCATGCCTGCGTCGCTTCGTGGAACGCAGATGGCCAGGCCCAGATCTGGTGTTCGAGCCAGGGGCACTTCATGATCCGCTCGCTCACGGCATCGGTGCTGGCAATGGCGCAGTCGGACATTCGCGTGATGCCGCTGGAAATCGGCGGCGGGTTCGGGGGCAAGACTACTGTTTACCTGGAGCCGGTGGCGATGATTCTCTCGCGCAAGTCGGGCCGGCCGGTGCGCCTGGGGATGAGCCGCGAAGATGTCTTCCGGGCCACGGGGCCCGCGCCAGGTGCCGTCATCGATGTGCGCCTCGGGGCGGAAGCGGACGGGACGCTTGTCGCTGCCGAGGTGATCTTCAAGTATCATTCGGGTGCCTTTGCCGCGAACGATGCCGGGGCTGGCGTCGCCAGCGCCGTTGGCCACTACCGTATCGCCAATACACGGCTTTCCGGCATCCAGGTGCTGTGCAACCGGCCTGCTGCAAAGGCCTACCGCTCGCCGGGGGCGCCGCAGGTCAATTTCGCAGTCGAAAGCGCGATCGACGAACTCGCGATCAAGCTCGGCATGGACCCTCTCGAACTGCGTCTCAGGAATGCGGCCCGGCCGGGCGACCTGCAGACTTCGGGCCTGCCCTGGGGCGAGATCGGCTGGGTGCAGTGCCTGGAGGCCGCCAAGGCCCATCCACACTGGTCCGCGCCGCTCGGCCCCAACCAGGGGCGCGGCATCGCCGGCGGTTACTGGGGCAATTTCGGTGGTCCTTCCACCGTCAATCTCAGTGTCGCCGAGGACGGCACGTTCACTGTTGCAACCGGCAGCCCGGACATCGGCGGCAGCCGCGCCTCGATGGCGATCATGGCAGCAGAAGTACTGGAGGTTCCGTACGAGCAGGTCCGCTGCATCGTGGCCGACACGGCGTCGATCGGGGTGTCTTTCGTCACGGTAGGCAGCCGTACCACTTTTGCGACAGGCATGGCCACGGTCGAAGCAGCCAGGGACGTGAAGCGCCTCATGTGCGAGCGCGCCGCGCGAACCTGGCAGGTTGCCGACGAGAATGTCGAATGGCGCGAGGGCCATGCTGTGTGCATCGCCGGCGAAAAGCAGGGCGAGAAGATGAGCGCGGCGCAGATCGCCGGCAGTTCACTGCACTCGGGCGGACCGATTGCCGTAACTTCGGCGTTGAGCGCCAAGGGCTGGCTGCCGGGCTTCGGATTCCATATCTGTGACGTTGAGGTCGATCCGGAAACCGGCCATGTCGCAGTCGTGCGCTACACCGCCGTGCAGGATGTCGGACGCGCGATCCATGCCGACTATGTCGAAGGCCAGATCCAGGGCGGCGTTGCCCAGGGCATCGGCTGGGCACTGAACGAGACTTACATCTACAACAAGGATGGCAAGCTCGAAAATCCGGGCTTCCTCGATTATCGCATGCCGGTCGCATCGGACATGCCGATGATCGACACGGTCATGGTCGAAGTGCCCAATCCCGAGCACCCCTACGGGGTAAAAGGTGTGGGCGAAGTGCCGATCGTGCCGCCGCTCGCCGCCGTTGCCAACGCGGTGCACGCCGCCACCGGCAAGCGGATGCGTTCGCTGCCGATGTCGCCGGACAAGGTCCATGCCGCGCTTCATGGCGACAGGTGA
- a CDS encoding MoaD/ThiS family protein — protein sequence MSASPLRIVIMPPFDKEFFGAERLSIDAGNLFELVEKLDAQAAGFARIAGARVHLAVDGVLETDWTRPLADASEVIVLPRVGGG from the coding sequence GTGAGTGCCTCGCCCTTGCGCATCGTGATCATGCCGCCCTTCGACAAGGAGTTCTTCGGTGCCGAGCGGCTGTCGATCGATGCGGGAAATCTCTTCGAGCTTGTCGAGAAGCTCGACGCGCAAGCGGCCGGCTTCGCGAGGATCGCCGGGGCGCGCGTGCATCTCGCGGTCGATGGCGTGCTCGAAACCGACTGGACCCGTCCACTCGCCGATGCCAGCGAAGTGATCGTGTTGCCGCGCGTCGGGGGAGGGTAG
- the efp gene encoding elongation factor P, which yields MKISGVDIRPGNILEYENGIWKVAKTQHTQPGKGGAFMQVEMKNLIDGRKTNVRFRSADTVEKVRLDTKDFQFLYAEGDQLVFMDIESYEQIQLPADLLGDAAAFLQDGMQVLLELWEERPISVQLPEQVEAIIVEADAVVKGQTASSSYKPAVLDNGVRVMVPPHIESGTRIVVDVYEKAYVRKAD from the coding sequence ATGAAGATCAGCGGCGTCGACATTCGTCCCGGCAACATTCTCGAATACGAAAACGGCATCTGGAAAGTTGCGAAGACGCAGCACACCCAGCCGGGCAAGGGCGGTGCCTTCATGCAGGTCGAGATGAAGAACCTCATCGATGGCCGCAAGACCAACGTGCGCTTCCGCAGCGCCGACACGGTCGAGAAGGTTCGCCTCGACACCAAGGACTTCCAGTTCCTCTACGCCGAAGGCGACCAGTTGGTGTTCATGGACATCGAGAGCTACGAGCAGATCCAGCTCCCCGCCGACCTGCTCGGCGATGCCGCCGCGTTCCTGCAGGACGGCATGCAGGTTCTTCTCGAGCTTTGGGAAGAGCGCCCGATCTCCGTGCAGCTTCCCGAGCAGGTCGAGGCCATCATCGTCGAGGCCGACGCCGTGGTGAAGGGCCAGACCGCTTCGTCGAGCTACAAGCCGGCGGTTCTCGACAATGGCGTGCGCGTCATGGTTCCGCCGCACATCGAAAGCGGCACCCGCATCGTCGTCGACGTCTACGAGAAGGCCTACGTCCGCAAGGCGGACTGA
- a CDS encoding inositol monophosphatase family protein → MAAISGLIRVMEKAARKAGARLRRDFGEIEHLQVSRKGPSDFVSKADQAAERTIWDELKAARPDWGFLFEEAGEIEGDPTKPRFIVDPLDGTTNFLHGMPHFAVSIAVQEPRLDGRGWGEVTAGIVYQPITDESFWAEKSRGAWLHDRRLRVSSRRHLDESLIATGIPFANKGDAGEWTKIYHGLAPQVAGIRRFGSAALDLAWVAAGRYEGFWESDLSPWDTAAGCLLVREAGGFVSDYKGRSLPICDSEVLAGNDALHTRLHKILVTSLKA, encoded by the coding sequence ATGGCCGCAATTTCCGGTCTCATCCGCGTCATGGAAAAGGCGGCCCGCAAGGCGGGCGCCCGCCTGCGCCGTGACTTCGGCGAAATCGAGCACCTGCAGGTGAGCCGCAAGGGGCCTTCGGACTTCGTGTCCAAGGCCGACCAGGCTGCCGAGCGCACCATCTGGGACGAGCTCAAGGCCGCGCGCCCGGACTGGGGTTTCCTGTTCGAGGAAGCCGGCGAGATCGAGGGCGACCCGACCAAGCCGCGCTTCATCGTCGACCCGCTCGACGGTACCACGAACTTCCTGCACGGCATGCCGCACTTCGCGGTTTCGATCGCGGTGCAGGAACCGCGCCTCGACGGCCGGGGCTGGGGCGAAGTGACCGCCGGTATCGTCTACCAGCCGATCACCGATGAGAGCTTCTGGGCGGAAAAGTCGCGCGGCGCCTGGCTGCACGACCGCCGCTTGCGGGTATCCTCGCGTCGTCACCTCGACGAGAGCCTGATCGCCACGGGCATTCCCTTCGCCAACAAGGGCGATGCCGGAGAGTGGACCAAGATCTACCACGGCCTTGCCCCGCAGGTTGCGGGCATCCGCCGCTTCGGTTCGGCCGCGCTCGACCTCGCGTGGGTAGCCGCGGGCCGCTACGAGGGGTTCTGGGAATCCGATCTCAGCCCGTGGGATACGGCGGCCGGCTGCCTGCTCGTACGCGAGGCGGGCGGCTTCGTTTCCGACTACAAGGGCCGTTCGCTGCCGATCTGCGACAGTGAGGTCCTGGCCGGCAACGATGCGCTGCATACGCGCCTGCACAAGATCCTGGTGACCTCGCTCAAGGCCTGA